The region ACCGAAAACGTGGGTGCATTCCTCGGTGAAATTGCTTCAAAATTTTATGGCTTTCCATCAAAAAACCTCTATGTCATAGGTATTACAGGGACAAACGGCAAAACAACAACAAGCTATCTCATCGAGTCCATACTGAAAAATGCAGGCAGAAAGGTTGGGCTCATAGGCACCATATCATACAGGTATAATGGCCACACACTAAAGGCGGAAAATACTACACCAGGGGCGGTAGAGATCCACGGTTTGCTAAGGGATATGTACGCATCCCGTGTAGAATTTGTGGTAATGGAGGTATCATCACATGCACTTGACCAGCAAAGGGTAGAAGGTATCGAGTTTGACACAGGGATATTTACAAACCTCACCCATGACCACCTCGATTATCATGGGGATTTCGAGAGTTATAAGAAGGCAAAAAAACTTTTTTTTGACCATTACCTGAAAGAGAGTAAAAAGGAGAGAAAATATTCTATCTTAAACCTCGATGACCCGGTTACCAGAGAGTTCATTCCCGGCGCACCGATAAAAACATTTTTTTATAGCCTCCGAGATAAAACAGATGCCTATATATCTAATTACAACGAAAATATGAATGGTTTGAAACTTGAGCTTTCAGTTATGGGTAAAAAGATTTCCATACAATCGCCACTTGTAGGTATTTTTAATGCATCCAATATCCTTGCATCCTGCCTTTTCGGTTATGTAGTTAATATACCATATGAGGAGATAAAAAAAGGTGTGGAAGGGTTAGAGGGTGTTCCCGGCAGGGTAGAGAGGATAGGGAATGAAAAAGGAATTTATATTTTTGTAGATTATGCCCATACACCCGACGCATTGAATAAGGTGCTGGAAATGCTGAACCGTTTAAAGCGGGGAAAGCTTATCCTGATATTCGGATGTGGCGGTAACAGGGATACTGCAAAGAGACCCATTATGGGGAATATTGCATCCCGCCTTGCAGATTTTGCCATAATAACATCCGACAATCCAAGAAACGAAGACCCAAAAAGGATTATAGAAGATATAAAGAAGGGGTTCAATGGCAATACTTTCAAAACCATAGAGAACAGAAAAGAGGCTATTGATGAAGGAATAAAGATGGCAAGAGAGAATGATGTGCTGCTCGTTGCTGGTAAGGGCCATGAGGATTATCAGATTATAGGGGATAAGATATGTCATTTTAGTGATAGAGAAGTAATTGAGGAGTCCTTAAATGTGGCACGTGGATGAGGTGATAAGGGCAGTAAAAGGTACACCATTCAGGATTGAAAGGGATACATTTTCAGACATATCAACAGATTCACGGGGTATAGAAGAAGGAGAACTCTTTATACCGCTCATGGGCAAAACATATGATGGTCATATGTTTATAGAAGCATCGTACATAAAGTCGCACGGGGGCTCAATATGTGAGAAAAAAAGAGAAGATATATACAGAAATGCAAAGGGAACTATAATTCTTGTGGATGACACAACCAGGGCGCTTCTTGACCTCGCAAGATACAAAAGGGAACGGACAAAGGGGACATTCATAGCTATAACTGGAAGTAATGGAAAGACCACAACAAAAGAGATACTTGTGAGTATGATAAAAAATGTTTTTCCAGTCGCATATAACGAAAAGAATTACAACAACACGATAGGCGTTTCAAAAAGTATTCTCTCTATTGACGGGGAGCCAGCATTTTGTGTATTTGAACTCGGAACAAATAGCAGGGGCGAAATAAGGATGCTCGCTGAAGTAACTGAACCTGATATATCATTGATTACAAATATAAATCCTTCCCATCTTGAAGGACTTTATGACATTGAAGGTGTTCTTGAAGAGAAGCTTGATTTATTTTACCTGACCAAAGAAGGGGGGGCGGTCTTTATCAATGCCGATGACCCCTATATATTGCCTCGATATAAAGATATAAACCATGTACTTTACACCTATGGAATCGTGAATGAGGCATCATTTCGTCTTTCAATCGATCAAGACCTTGGCTGGCAAGGCTTTAATATTACCCTTAAGTTCTCTGATGATGAACTTAAAACAAGGACGAGCCTTTTAGGAAGGCACAACCTTTACAACATCCTCTCTGCATCCTCCGTTGCGTATGGTCTGAGCCTTGATAAAAGACATATTAAGGAAACAATAGAGACCTTCAACCCTTATGCAATGAGATTCAAACCGATACAGTCCAAAAAGGGATATATCGTTGTAGATGATTCATACAATGCAAACCCCTCTTCTATGGAGTGGGCAATCAATACCCTCCAGAGCCTTCCATGTAATGGGAAGAGAATTGTTATTATTGGAGACATGAAAGAATTGGGAGAAAAGACCTCATACTACCATAGAGAACTTGGAAGATTTTTAAGAGAGAGTAGCATACCGATGGTTGTAATGATTGGTGAAGATGTAAGGGAGACCTTTTATGAATTAGGAGAAGGGAGATCAAAACTATTTGAAAACAAAAAGGCGCTTATCGATTATGTAACAGCGAAGGTAAAAGAAGGGGATGTTATCCTTGTCAAAGGCTCAAGGGTGGTTAAAATGGAGGAAATAGTGGAGGCACTGGTTTAAATGCTCTATCACATTCTTTATCCACTCCATACAAAGTTTACCGTATTTAATGTATTCAGGTATATTACCTTCAGAACAGTTCTGGCTATCCTTTCCGCACTTATTATAAGTTTCTTTCTAACCCCTTACATAATAAAGAAGTTTAATGAATGGAAGATAAAAAGCGACAAAAGAGAGGATGTACCGGAGAGACATTTAGCGAAAAAAGGAACACCCACCATGGGTGGATTTGTAATTCTTATCTCCACAATTATACCTACCCTGCTGTGGGCTGATTTAAAAAACTATTACATCTGGATAGTTACATTTACCCTTCTCTCATTTGGTGGAATAGGGTTTATGGATGACATAGCAAAGTTACGGAGTGAAAATGGCAAGGGGATTTCCGGAAGAACCAAGTTTTTTCTTCAAATTTTATTCGCAGCAGTTATAAGTACACTCATATATTCGAGGTTCGGTTTCATCACAGAACTTACAATCCCTTTTTTCAAAAATATCACACCTGATCTTGGGATATTTTACATATTGCTCTGTATATTTATTATTGTTGGAACATCAAACAGCGTGAACCTTACAGATGGTCTTGATGGGCTTGCTATAGGGCCTGTACTCACTGTATGTTCAACGTTTATGCTTTTTTCCTACCTTGTTGGTAATGTAAAGTTTGCCCAGTATCTTCAGATTTTCTATGTAAAAGGTGCTGGCGAACTCACAATACTCTGCGGTGCTATATTAGGAGCAGGCATTGGTTTTCTCTGGTATAATGCGTACCCTGCAGAACTCTTTATGGGCGATACCGGCTCTCTTTCACTTGGTGCAACGCTCGCTACTATTGCAGTGATAATAAAACAGGAAGTTCTGCTTGTGATAGCAGGCGGGATATTCGTATTAGAAACTTGCTCAGTTATCATTCAGGTACTTTCATTTAAATGGAGAGGAAAAAGGGTTTTCAGAATGGCGCCGATACACCACCATTTCGAATTGAAAGGGTGGAATGAAGAAAAGATCGTAGTAAGGTTCTGGATTGTCTCTGTAATACTTGCTCTTATAGCTTTGAGTACACTAAAACTGAGGTAACATGAGAAGATGAATAACCAATTACCAATAACCAATAACCAGGAGAAATCTTATATACAACCACCAATAACTAAATGTCTGGTGCTTGGAATTTGGTTATTGGTTATTTGTGTAGACGGACGAGTATGAATATACCGGATAATGTACTTATAGTTGGGCTTGGTACAACAGGTATAGGGGTAGCAAAATTTTTAAGTAAAATGGGAAAACACATCACCATTACCGACAAGAGCAGTGAAGATGTCTTAATGCCTTCTATAAAAGCATTAAGTGGTATAGAGTTTGTGGGTCATTTTGGGGCTCATAGTAAAGACGATTTTATTAAACACCCATTAATAGTTGTAAGCCCGGGGGTTGATAGTGAGTTGCCATACCTCAAAGAAGCAAGAGAAAAGGGCGTTAAGGTGATCGGGGAAATAGAACTCGCATATACATTCATAAAAGAACCCATCATCGCAGTCACGGGGACCAACGGAAAGACAACAACAACTACACTTATCGGTGAAATATTCAAGAGGGCTTATAAAGATGTTTTTGTAGGAGGTAATATTGGTAACCCACTTATCAATTACTTGCTGGAAGGTAAAAAGGCACAATATATCGTTGCAGAAATTAGCAGTTTCCAGCTGGAAACCATAGAGACCTTCAAGCCCAATATGGTAATCCTCTTGAACATCACAGAAGACCATCTGGATAGATACAGTAGTTATGATGAATACAGGGAGGCAAAATACAGGATCTTTAAAAATCAGGAAGAAAAAGACTATGCGGCTATAAATAGGGACCTTGTTATCAGAAGGAATTTCAGGGCAAATAAAATCTACTTCTCAACCCATGAGACATTAGAAAACGGTGCCTTTTATAAAAATGGCAATATACATGTCAGATTAAAGGGAAAGGAATTTATCTATAAGAGGTCTATCTCTCCCCTTGTGGGCATCCATAATACCGAGAACATCCTTGCAGCACTCCTCGCATCACATATATACGGTGTAAAGAAAGGCCATATCGAAGAGGTTCTCAGAAGCTTTAAGGGGTTGCCGCACAGGGTTGAACCTGTCAGGGAGATAAAAGGAATACAGTTTTACAATGATTCAAAGGCTACAAATGTAGATGCAGCAAGGAGGGCCCTGGAGAGTATGGAGGCAAATGTGATTCTCATCGCCGGGGGAAGAGACAAAGGTGGGAGTTACAAGGGTATTATAGGCCTTATGGACAGAATAAAGGCCCTTGTGGTTATAGGTGAAGCGAAAGAGAAAATATTGAATGAGTTGGGCAGGTATGTGGATACATACATTGAAGAAGATTTGAATGGCGCTGTGAAAAGGGCATGGGGTCTTGCTAAAAAGGGGGATGTGGTACTTTTTTCTCCAATGTGCAGCAGTTTTGACATGTTTAAAGATTACAAGGACAGAGGAAATACCTTTAAGAAGATAGTGGAGTCATTATGAAGAAGGTTTCGATATACATGCTGGCATCCATTTTACTCTATAGTCTTTTCCGTGAGTTGAATATCGTCAAGGTTCTCTACATATGCCTTGGTCTTGCCTCCATCTACGCTATCTACCGTGTTCCATCAAGGTACATTATTGCCATGAAGTATCCTATCATACTACTTTCTTTTGCTGGAACTGCCGGTTTTTTCCTATACCCAAAGTTAAGCAGCAAATATCCAATCGAGGCAGTTATTGTATTTCTTTCTTTCTATAGCATAACATTTTACCTGATTACGATAGAAGAAAAGGGGAAGGATTTCTTTAAAGATGTGGTAGCCCTTTCACTGCTTTTTCTCTCTTCCTCCTTCAACCTTTTTATGATAGGGAAACCACTCCTTATCTTACCCATCTGCTTGAGTATAATACTTTTTCTTTTTATAGTTGGCAAAAACCGCATCATCCCCTTTATTGCAGGATATACGTTATTCATTATGGTTTTTCTTTACCATAAGGGGATTAACATTCTTGGTGCCGGGATAAGGGTCAATGATATTGACAGATACCTTTTGCTTATCTCATCTTTTGCCTTTCTTTTACTTGGCTTTATTGACTTTATGAAAAAGGATAACCTCACAAAAGTGCTATACTTTTTCGGCTTTCTATATGTTGCCATAGATATTTTAATGGTTCTTGGCATTAAACTTTCTGGAGGATTATTGTATCAACCTGTCATTTTACTCTTTATAATAAGCCCGCTTATAGGTGTAATGCTCAAAGCTGAAGGAGAACACGTATGAAACTCCTTATTTCTGCTGGCGGTACAGGCGGTCATATATTCCCCGGTATAGCTGTAGCAGAAACACTTACAGCGAAAGACAAAAATAATCAGGTTACATTCATTGGTACAGCATATGGGCTTGAAAGCAAAATAATCCCTCAACATGGATTCAAACTTTTATATATAGAGGCGCATCAATTTTTGGGCAAAACATTTATCCATAAGTTAGCTACGCTCGTGCGTCTTTTACAGGGTATCTATATGTCCATAAGTATAATAGGAAAGGAAAAACCTGATGCAATCCTCGGTATGGGTGGTTTTACATCCGTGCCGATTATACTTGCCGGTACTATCCTTGGTGTACCGAGCTTCATACATGAACAGAATGTCCAGCCCGGGCTGGCAAACAAACTACTTTCCAGATTTGCTGCCTCAACATTTGTAAGCTTTGATGCAACAAGGGATTATCTCAAAAAAGGGAAGGTGTACCATACGGGCAATCCCTTGAGAAAAACATTAAAGGTATCACAAGACAAGAAGCCGGAAGGAAGCTTTGTGATATTCATATTTGGAGGTAGCAGGGGAGCAAAAAGCATCAATGAATCGATACTGACCTTACTCCCATATATGGAAAGCTACAAGAACACCATTATGTATCACCAAACAGGCACGGAGGACTACAATCACATAAAAGAGGCATACGGAAAGACTAATATGAAATACGAGGTGTTTCCTTTCACAAACGAGATGGAAAAATACTACACCCTTTCTGATATTGTGATATCAAGGGCTGGTGCTACTACAATCTTCGAGCTTGCATACTTCAAAAAAGCCGCAATACTTATCCCTTATCCCTTTTCAGCGGGCGGGCATCAATGGAAAAATGCAAGCCTAATAGAAACTATAGGCGGTGGCTATGTTATCGGAAACGATGAAGCAACAGGCGAAAGGCTTTATGGCGTCTTAAAACATCTCATTAATGAGCCTCAACTATTAAAGGAGATGGGTGAAAATATAGGGAAACTTTATATTGATGACGCAGCAGAACGGATTATTGGACATATATATGAACAGGCAAAAAAGTATTAGGATTCGTGAGGTGTTAGTTGGTCTTTCATAAGATAGACAGGGTTCATTTTGTCGGTATTGGCGGAATCGGGATGAGCGGTATTGCAGAGGTTCTTTTGAACCTTGGTTTCAAGATTACAGGTTCAGATTTAAGAAAGACAGAGACTACAGAGAGGCTTGAGCAATTAGGGGCACAGATATTCTACGGCCATCGAGAAGAAAACGTACACTATGTTGATGTAGTGGTGGTTTCATCGGCCGTAAAATCTGACAATCCAGAGGTACAAAAAGCCAGAGAGTTTTTTATCCCTGTAATACAGAGGGCAGAGATGCTTGCTGAGCTGATGAGGATAAAATACAGTGTTGCTGTAGCGGGTGCCCACGGGAAAACAACAACCACATCGCTAATCTCCTCAGTTCTTGGGCAGGCAGGTATTGATCCAACCTGTGTTATAGGAGGGAAATTAAACAGCCTCGGGAGTAATGCAAAGCTCGGGAGCAGTAAGTTTCTTGTAGCAGAAGCGGATGAAAGTGATGGAACATTCCTGCTCCTTTTCCCCACCATTGCCGTTGTGACAAACATAGACCTTGAGCACCTTGATTTCTACAAGGATATACACGAAATAAAAAATGCCTTTTTAACATTCCTCAACAAGGTTCCTTTTTATGGGCTTGATATTATATGCATTGATAATTCGAATATTCAGAGCCTCATCCCTCAATTAAAGAGAAGATACATGACCTATGGCCTTTCAAAGCAGGCAGATTTAAGGGCAGAAAACATCAACTACAAAGGTGTTAAAACATCGTTTAAGGTCATCTACAAGGGTGAGGATTTAGGCGATATAGATTTATCCCTTCCCGGTATTCACAATGTAGTGAATGCCCTTGCGGCATGTGGTGTTGGAATAGAACTCGACATACCTTTTGAGACAATTAAAGAAGCCCTTAAGGGTTTTTCAGGCATACAGAGAAGGCTGGAGATAAAATGGGATGGTAGTATCAAGCTGATAGATGATTATGGTCATCACCCCACAGAGATAAGGGCAACCCTATTGGCCATAAGAAAGATGTGGAAGGGAAGAATAGTAGTAGTTTTTCAGCCCCACAGATACACAAGGACAAAGGCGCTGATGCACGAGTTTGTAACCTCTTTTAATGAGGCTGATGTACTTATTGTGACAGAGATATACCCCGCCTCTGAGGAAAAAATAGAAGGGGTTACAGGAAAGGTACTTTCAGAAAAGATTCGGGCAAGTGGACATAAAAATGTGATGTTTGCCCTGACAAAAGAGGATGCAGCAGATAAGGTGCTTAAACTCGCTAAAAGCGGTGACGTGGTTATTACACTGGGCGCAGGCGATATATACAAGATCGGTGAGAGGCTAAAATCTATATGGAGTGGAAAGGAATAAGAGGAGCAGTATTGAAGGATGTTCCGATGAGAAGATACACCTCGATGAAGGTCGGCGGTCCTGTAAAATATCTTGTATACCCTCTAAATGAAGGGGATTTAATAAACGTATTAAGGCTTCTCAAAGAACGGGGCATCAAATATAGATTCGTTGGGAATGGGACCAATATCATTGTGAACGATAAAGGCATCAATGAAGCACTCATCAGGATTACAAGGATAAAATATATGCGCCATAAGAAGACTAAAAACGGGACACTGGTTGAGACTTCTGGAGGGACATCATTAAAAGGATTTATAAAGGATATTGCACAACGTGGGCTTTCTGGTCTTGAAAAGCTATTCTGGATACCGGGTACAATCGGTGGCGCTTTGAAAATGAATGCCGGAAGCTTTGGTTCATCCATAACAGATGTATTGGAGAACATACGCATTGTGGATGCTGAGGGAAAAATAACATCCATCGCGAAAAAAGACATGGCCTTTGGGTATAGAACCTCACCTATAAAGGTATCAGAGTGTGTGTTGGGCGCCCAGTTTCATTTAAAAGATAGAGATAAGAGGGAAATTTATGAGGACATGGAGTACGTGTATGCCGAGAGGAAGAAAAGGCATCCCATGGAGTTTCCCTCTTCCGGCTCTATATTTAAAGGAGTTGAGGGGAAACCAGCATGGAAGTTTATTGAAAAGACAGGACTAAAAGGTTTCAGGTACGGCGACGCATGCGTATCCGAGAAACATGCAAATTTTATCGTGAACCTCGGGTCCGCAACGGCAAAGGATATCAAGATGCTGATAGATAAGATTAAAAAGGAGGTTTACGAAAGGGAAGGGGTTTTATTAAAAGAAGAGGTAGAGCTCTGGGGGTTTAATGGATAAAGGAAGGATGAAAAAAAGGAAGATAGGGGTACTTTTGGGAGGAAAATCATCCGAGAGGGAAATCTCTATAAAAAGTGGAAACGCTATTCTCCAGAGTTTATTAAGAAGCGGTTATCATGCGATTGGCATAGATGTGAATAATGATCTAACAGAAAGATTGAAAAGGAAGGGTATAGAGGTTGCATTCATCGCTTTGCATGGAAAATGGGGAGAGGACGGGACAGTCCAGGGACTTCTCGAGATTATGGGTATTCCTTATACAGGCTCAGGTGTCCTCGGTTCTTCTCTCTCTATGGACAAGGCTATTATGAAACTACTCTTTACAGGTATGGGTATTCCAACCCCGGCCTATACCATTCTTGCCGATGAAAGGGAGCTCACATTCCCCATACCTTTTGTTGTCAAACCAGCCAATGAAGGTTCTACCATTGGCACATCAATTGTGAGAAAGGAAAAAGAGAAAGATGATGCAATCAAAACTGCCCTCAAATATGACAGAAAACTTTTAATCGAACGATATATCAAAGGCAGGGAAATCACTGTTGGTATAGTGAACAATATTGTGCTTCCTATAATCGAGGTCAGGCCTTCAAAAGGATTCTACGACTTTGAAGCAAAATACACAAAAGGGATGACAGAGTATATCGTTCCGGCAAAAATAAACAAAAAAATAGAAAGAAGGGCAAAAGACATAGCCTTGGGGGTATATAAAGCCTTTGAGCTTTCGGGGTGTGTGAGGATTGATATGCTTATGGAGAAAGATATGCCACAGGTAATAGATATTAACACATCTCCCGGGATGACGGAAACATCCCTTGTGCCAAAGGCATGGGGGCATATGGGAAAAACCTTTGATGAACTTATTGAAGAAATTCTTAAGGGGGCTTCGTTAAAAACATGAAAAAGACTCTGTATGTGTTCTTTATAGTGCCTGTCTGTATATTATCAATGCTGACAATTATCTATATACTTTCAAGGGATGAACCGCTCTTTTTCTTAAAAAACATTAAGATAAATGGTGCGAATCAGTTGAAGGACGTTGATATAATGGGCAGGATATCCCCCTTTCTGAAGGAAAGCATGTTTAAGATAGATACCTCCAAGATGAAGGAGGCCATTATATCCCATCCCTTTGTGAAAGAAGTAAGGATAAAAAGGGTGTATCCCTTTTCAATAGTTATAGATGTAAAAGAAAAAAGACCATCTGCCTTATGGGTAAATAATACGGGGGATGTTTTTGTCCTCGACGAATATGGTGAACCATACAGGGGGATCACAAAAGGGGATACAAAAGGGATGTTTATTATCAATGCAAAGGAAAAAGGGGATGTAAAAAGTATTTACAGAGAGATCAGCGGCTGGTGTATGGAAGGGATTATAAAAAAGGATGTCCTGTCAGAGGTAGCATACAGCGAGGGCAATATCACAATATTCGATAGTGATGATGGGGTGGAAATAATACTCGGGAAGGAAGATCAAAAGAAAAGATTGAAAAGGGCTATTGCTGTTCTGGAAGACGCAAAAAAGAGAGGGTTTTTGATAAAGTGCATAGATGCAAGGTTTGAAAAAGGGGCCATTATCCAGGAAAGGAAGGGTTAATATGCTGAGAGAAGATGAGCTTCTTATCGGTCTTGATGTAGGAACTACAAAGATATGTGTTGTTGTGGCGAGATTTACAGAGGGTAAGGTGAATATAGTTGGAATAGGTTCTCATCCTTCTACAGGACTCCGGAAAGGTGTTGTGGTAAATATGGACAGCACCGTGAATTCAATAAAAAAGGCCGTTGAAGAGGCAGAGTTAATGGCTGGCATAAAGATTGACTCCTGTTTGGCGGGTATTGGAGGGGCCCATATCAAGAGTTTTAACAGTAACGGTGTTGTGGCCATTAAAGATAAAGAAGTAAGAACGGACGATATCACGAGGGCAATAGATGCAGCGAAGGCAGTGGCAATACCAGCAGATAGAGAACTCATTCATGTTATCCCCCAGGAATTCATCGTAGATGACCAGGATGGGATAAAAGATCCGATAGGGATTACGGGTGTCAGGCTTGAAGTAAAGGTCCACATTGTTACAGGGAGTGTCTCCTCTGCACAGAATATCATAAAGTGCTGCAGGCTCGCAGGTCTATCGGTAGATGATATCATACTCGGGCAGCTTGCATCCTCTGAAGCAACATTAACACCTGAAGAAAAAGAGATCGGGGTTGCCCTTGTTGATATAGGCGGTGGTACAAGTGATATTGCTGTGTTCTCAAATGGGAGCATAAAATATACATCAGTTCTACCCTTTGGAGGAAACAACATTACAAATGATATTGGAATAGGCTTAAGGACTCCCCTTAATGATGCGGAAAAGATAAAGAAAAAATATGGTTGTGCCTTTTCAAATATGGTAGGCGCAAATGAAACCATTGAAGTGCCAAGCGTTGGGGGAAGGAAACCAAGGACATTGATGCGCAAAACCCTCGCAGATATCATAGAACCGAGGGTCGAAGAAATATCATCATTAATTTATGAAGAGATTAAAAAATCTGGATCTGAAAAATTACTTGCCTCAGGGGTAGTTATCACTGGGGGGTGTGCAAATCTTGAAGGCATCCCGGAGCTTTCTGAAAACATCTTTAATCTTCCTGCAAGGAGGGGTTACCCGATAGGCGTTGGCGGCCTTGTCGATGTGGTGAACAATCCTATATATGCAACCGGGGTTGGGCTTATCCTCTACGGTTTTAAAAACACCAACGTGAAGCGGCGGAGGTTTGGAAAAGGAGGCACATTTAAGACATTACTCAACAGGACAAAATTACTCAACAGGATGAGGGAATGGTTTAAAGAAATCTTTTAAGGAGGTGCGAGGTGAACAAAGTGTTTTATATGGATGAGACTAACGGTTTTTCAGCAAAATTAAAGGTTATAGGTGTCGGAGGGGGTGGATGTAACGCACTAAACAATATGGTAGAGGCAAACGTTCAGGGGGTTGAGTTCATTGCAGTAAATACGGACGTCAAGTCCCTGAATATGTGCAGGGCCCCTATTAAGATACAGATAGGTTCAAAACTCACCCGTGGTTTAGGGGCTGGCGCTGACCCTGAGGTTGGAAAAAAGGCAGCACTTGAGGATGTGGATAAAATTAAAGACCATCTGCAAGGTGCAGATATGGTCTTTATCACCTGTGGCCTTGGAGGTGGAACCGGTACAGGCGCCTCCCCGGTTATCGCAGAGATATCAAAGGAATTAGGGGCATTAACCGTAGCAATTGCAACAAAACCCTTTGCTTTTGAGGGGAAGAACAGGATGCTGGTGGCTGAAAATGGGGTTTCACAACTCAAAACACGTGTAGATTCTCTCATAACAATTCCCAACCAGAGGCTTTTGTCTATTAGTGGTAAACATATGACTATCCTGGAAGCCTTTCTCAAGGCAGACGAAGTGCTCCTTAATGCGGTGAGGAGCATATCTGACCTGATAGTGGGTTCTGGCCATGTAGTCGTGGACTTTGCAGATGTAAAATCTATTATGAGTGAAAGGGGCATGGCTATCATGGGTGTTGGTGTATCTTCAGGAGAAAACAGGGCAAGGGATGCAGCTCAAAAGGCTATATCCAGCCCACTGCTTGAGGATATATCGATACACGGGGCAAGGGGGGTATTGATAAATGTAACAGGACATCGAGATATGAAACTCCATGAAGTGCATGAAGCTTCAACCCTGATTCAGGAACAGGCACATGAAGACGCAAGGGTAATATGGGGACTTGTTTTTGATGATAATATGCAGGATTCCATCAGGATAACGGTAATCGCTACAGGGTTTGAAGAAAAGGTTCAATTAGAGGAAGGACAACATATTGGGCCCGATATAAAGGACAGGCTTTTTGCAGAGGGCGATATACCTCCATTTATGAGAAAAAAGATTACAATCGATTATAAAGAGATAAAATCAAAAAGTGATAATATTGATATTGATGATGATAGATATGACATTCCAACCTTTTTGCGAAAACAGGCGGACTAAAGGCAGTGAATAGTTGATAGTATATAGTATATAGCAATAAATGAAGAGCAACTTGTGATTCAGAAAAAACAACAAAAGGGGTTGGGAGGAAAGGAAACACTTTCCCTTGAAAAAGGTACGATAGTTAAAAAATGGCGTGGTAAGGTCCCTGTAGGTATTGTCTATCCCAACACATACTATGTAGGGATGTCCAATCTTGCAACCCACATCCTTTACAAAACATTAAACAGCATACCTGAGGTCGTGTGTGAGAGGTTTTTTCTTGAAGGGGGTGGTGAGTGCCTTTCTGTTGAGAGTAAGAGACCGCTTTCGTCATTTGAGATTATCTTTTTTACGATATCTTTTGAGCTTGATTATATAAATATTCCATGGCTTTTACGTCTTTCTCACATAAAAATTTTTCCAGAAGAGCGGAAGGAAGGAGGGCCGATTATTGTTGCCGGCGGTATATGCGTTATGGCAAATCCAGAACCCATATCCAGCTTCTTTGACCTTTTTTTAATGGGGGATATTGAGGCAACAGTTCCCCATTTCATGGAAAAATATTTAGAGATTAGAGAAAAAGGAAGAGACGAGATTATAGACGGGCTAAGCTCCTTTGACTGGGTTTATAATCCGGATAGATTAAAGGTT is a window of Pseudomonadota bacterium DNA encoding:
- the ftsA gene encoding cell division protein FtsA, which translates into the protein MLREDELLIGLDVGTTKICVVVARFTEGKVNIVGIGSHPSTGLRKGVVVNMDSTVNSIKKAVEEAELMAGIKIDSCLAGIGGAHIKSFNSNGVVAIKDKEVRTDDITRAIDAAKAVAIPADRELIHVIPQEFIVDDQDGIKDPIGITGVRLEVKVHIVTGSVSSAQNIIKCCRLAGLSVDDIILGQLASSEATLTPEEKEIGVALVDIGGGTSDIAVFSNGSIKYTSVLPFGGNNITNDIGIGLRTPLNDAEKIKKKYGCAFSNMVGANETIEVPSVGGRKPRTLMRKTLADIIEPRVEEISSLIYEEIKKSGSEKLLASGVVITGGCANLEGIPELSENIFNLPARRGYPIGVGGLVDVVNNPIYATGVGLILYGFKNTNVKRRRFGKGGTFKTLLNRTKLLNRMREWFKEIF
- the ftsZ gene encoding cell division protein FtsZ, encoding MFYMDETNGFSAKLKVIGVGGGGCNALNNMVEANVQGVEFIAVNTDVKSLNMCRAPIKIQIGSKLTRGLGAGADPEVGKKAALEDVDKIKDHLQGADMVFITCGLGGGTGTGASPVIAEISKELGALTVAIATKPFAFEGKNRMLVAENGVSQLKTRVDSLITIPNQRLLSISGKHMTILEAFLKADEVLLNAVRSISDLIVGSGHVVVDFADVKSIMSERGMAIMGVGVSSGENRARDAAQKAISSPLLEDISIHGARGVLINVTGHRDMKLHEVHEASTLIQEQAHEDARVIWGLVFDDNMQDSIRITVIATGFEEKVQLEEGQHIGPDIKDRLFAEGDIPPFMRKKITIDYKEIKSKSDNIDIDDDRYDIPTFLRKQAD